In a genomic window of Pedobacter sp. KBS0701:
- a CDS encoding glycosyltransferase family 1 protein: MMTGDIYVNGRFLSHKMDGIGRFSLEICKQLKELGLNFIIVIPKWLDYANNEGFRIIKYGNLKSHFWEQLDLYYFLKLNKNPLLISFSGLGPLFYKNQITTIHDLSFYANKEWFSKTYTFVYGIATPIVARSSKKIFTVSNFSKSEIVKYLGIKEAKIEVIYNAVANHLYKAAPADEVTPKVNDILKEKYVLAVSSLDPRKNLQGLIDSFLALELSDCKLVLVGKASNHFNIRLDATDKNILFTGFVSDTDLLALYTHCEFFIYPSFYEGFGIPPLEAMKSGCAVLASRIPSLEEVCADAALYINPYDINDMKEKMLAVMEDIELRNELKAKGIIRSRFFTWEASGKKVYELIKNFSF, translated from the coding sequence ATGATGACCGGCGATATTTATGTAAATGGTAGATTTCTTTCTCATAAAATGGACGGCATCGGACGATTTTCTTTAGAAATCTGCAAACAACTTAAAGAACTAGGATTAAACTTTATTATTGTTATCCCTAAATGGTTAGATTACGCAAATAATGAAGGCTTTAGGATTATAAAATATGGTAACTTAAAGTCACACTTTTGGGAGCAACTTGATCTGTATTACTTCCTGAAGCTTAATAAAAATCCATTGTTAATAAGCTTTTCTGGTTTGGGTCCGTTGTTTTATAAAAACCAAATAACCACTATTCACGATCTTTCATTTTATGCAAATAAAGAATGGTTTTCGAAAACTTATACTTTTGTTTATGGTATTGCCACGCCGATAGTGGCGAGGAGTTCGAAAAAAATTTTTACTGTTAGCAATTTTTCAAAATCTGAAATCGTTAAGTATTTAGGTATTAAAGAAGCCAAAATAGAAGTAATTTATAATGCTGTTGCCAATCATTTATATAAAGCTGCTCCGGCGGATGAGGTCACACCCAAAGTTAATGACATATTAAAGGAGAAATATGTGCTGGCAGTTTCATCTCTCGATCCTCGAAAGAATTTACAAGGCTTAATCGATTCTTTTTTAGCACTCGAACTGTCCGACTGTAAGCTTGTGCTTGTAGGAAAAGCCTCAAACCATTTTAATATTCGCCTGGACGCCACTGACAAAAATATACTGTTTACAGGGTTTGTTTCCGATACTGACTTATTAGCGCTTTACACGCATTGTGAATTTTTTATCTATCCATCATTTTACGAAGGTTTTGGAATACCTCCGTTGGAAGCCATGAAAAGTGGATGCGCTGTTTTGGCTTCAAGGATTCCTAGTTTAGAAGAAGTATGTGCCGATGCGGCTTTATACATTAACCCTTATGATATTAATGATATGAAAGAGAAAATGCTTGCCGTTATGGAAGACATCGAGTTACGAAATGAATTAAAGGCAAAGGGTATCATCCGCTCCAGGTTTTTTACTTGGGAAGCTTCTGGCAAAAAAGTATATGAATTAATTAAAAATTTTAGCTTTTAA
- a CDS encoding EpsG family protein gives MALYFLIFAALALFSTFEIYGLKQAESKNIFILFCLVLFIMSFIRWESGTDWETYYAAFNQSIEWGTENEFEWGFARINEFVKIFFDNYTILLFVLGAILFFFQSKAILKLSPYPVTSLLLLWCTTFGNIFFVRQSIATAILFYAVRYIEEKKLVKFLTMIAIATLFHRTSILFVLAWWIYSLKIRPTLMMIFIFISLLLSAIISKLMGNLGAIAGGVIQQKMEAYLDSSNDTFGTEASLVQIIIKGFANKIFIFGISLFFMLRLEKKGIIFREYLNLYLVGIVIYFSTISISIAFVRLSYVYDMMLILLVPIILKNIDQRYVRFTLFFVFLCYAGLRLYISLVGGYYDLYVPFKTIFNT, from the coding sequence ATGGCACTCTATTTTTTGATTTTTGCTGCGTTGGCACTATTTTCTACCTTCGAAATTTACGGACTGAAACAAGCTGAAAGCAAAAATATTTTCATTCTTTTTTGCCTGGTACTGTTTATAATGTCATTTATTAGATGGGAATCAGGAACAGATTGGGAAACGTACTACGCGGCTTTTAACCAAAGTATAGAATGGGGTACTGAAAATGAGTTCGAATGGGGGTTTGCAAGGATTAATGAGTTTGTAAAAATATTTTTCGATAACTATACTATACTCCTTTTTGTTTTAGGGGCTATTCTATTCTTCTTTCAAAGTAAGGCCATTTTAAAGTTAAGTCCCTATCCTGTCACTTCGCTTTTGTTGTTATGGTGTACAACCTTTGGTAATATTTTTTTTGTAAGACAATCTATAGCTACAGCGATATTATTTTATGCTGTTCGATACATCGAAGAGAAAAAACTAGTTAAGTTTTTAACTATGATTGCTATAGCTACATTGTTTCATAGGACCTCAATATTGTTTGTTTTAGCATGGTGGATATATTCATTAAAAATCAGACCAACCTTAATGATGATTTTTATCTTTATAAGCCTGCTATTGTCCGCTATTATTTCTAAATTAATGGGGAACCTGGGCGCTATTGCAGGAGGCGTCATCCAACAAAAAATGGAAGCTTATTTAGATTCAAGCAATGATACCTTTGGAACAGAGGCATCTCTCGTTCAGATAATAATAAAAGGATTCGCTAACAAAATCTTTATATTCGGTATATCTTTGTTCTTTATGTTAAGGCTTGAAAAAAAAGGCATTATATTTCGAGAATATCTCAATCTTTACTTGGTAGGTATTGTGATTTACTTTAGTACAATCTCAATATCGATTGCTTTTGTGAGGCTTTCTTATGTATATGATATGATGCTAATTCTGCTCGTTCCCATCATATTGAAGAACATAGATCAAAGATACGTCAGGTTTACATTGTTTTTCGTATTTCTTTGTTACGCCGGTTTAAGGCTCTACATATCTTTAGTTGGTGGATACTACGACCTGTATGTTCCGTTTAAAACAATTTTTAATACTTAA
- a CDS encoding glycosyltransferase: MSLDRSSNTASAIKKKNKAFFIDTYSEKSSHEMFNASLMLMCAIVFDQVDCRMGQSAYENYLKIIKTRSPENIVRKRTFVVAGNGRISLVLRYLVSAFQNIKYLLISPKDAVLIFPFNNLFSLAFINTLNKIYKRKILIFCHSEMEGIGTDEKKGGYFHRQLTALCRNFFLNPKTEISETLYFSVLGDVLKSNIAENIGLKKASKFISIDHAYFFEPVQPTSKAVGKLSLATVGSISKTKGLLEFFEFAKHLSTFSTKIKLAIIGTTHEDLNLFNGTNIELQSESNTFLDREEFKNKIQELDYVLFFYHKDNYRITASGAVMDAISYEKPILALKNDYFEYLFNKYGQFGHLFDNVEEMANLVKDLSVNNLIKPFDFKCIKVKLTPEVISQQMYAELRRVNFLTI, from the coding sequence ATGTCATTAGATAGATCCTCGAATACAGCTTCAGCAATAAAGAAGAAGAACAAAGCTTTTTTTATTGATACTTATTCTGAAAAATCCTCACATGAGATGTTTAATGCCTCTTTGATGTTAATGTGTGCAATTGTGTTTGATCAAGTGGATTGTAGAATGGGACAGAGTGCTTATGAGAATTATCTTAAAATAATTAAAACCCGGTCTCCGGAAAATATTGTCCGTAAACGAACATTTGTAGTTGCCGGAAACGGCAGGATAAGCTTAGTGCTGAGATATTTGGTAAGTGCTTTTCAAAATATAAAATACTTACTTATAAGTCCTAAAGATGCAGTTTTAATCTTTCCATTTAATAATCTTTTTAGCCTAGCATTCATAAATACTTTAAATAAAATTTATAAACGAAAAATCCTGATATTTTGTCATTCTGAAATGGAGGGCATAGGAACAGACGAAAAAAAAGGCGGATATTTTCATAGACAATTGACGGCACTTTGCAGGAATTTTTTCCTAAATCCGAAGACTGAGATTTCTGAGACCCTTTACTTCTCGGTGCTGGGAGACGTGCTGAAGAGTAACATAGCTGAAAATATCGGGCTTAAAAAAGCAAGCAAATTTATCAGTATAGACCACGCCTATTTTTTTGAACCAGTTCAACCTACCAGTAAAGCCGTTGGGAAGCTTAGCTTAGCTACGGTTGGCAGTATAAGCAAAACCAAAGGCCTTCTCGAATTTTTTGAGTTTGCAAAACACTTGAGCACGTTTTCTACGAAAATAAAACTAGCCATAATAGGTACCACTCATGAAGATCTTAACTTGTTCAATGGAACCAATATAGAACTACAGTCAGAAAGCAATACCTTTTTAGATCGGGAAGAATTTAAGAATAAAATACAAGAACTCGATTATGTTCTATTTTTCTATCACAAAGATAACTATCGTATAACAGCGAGTGGTGCTGTAATGGATGCAATTTCTTATGAGAAACCAATCCTGGCACTGAAGAATGATTATTTTGAATATCTGTTCAATAAATACGGGCAGTTCGGTCATTTGTTTGATAATGTTGAGGAAATGGCTAACCTGGTTAAGGACTTATCTGTTAATAACTTAATTAAACCGTTTGACTTTAAGTGTATTAAGGTGAAACTTACGCCAGAAGTGATTAGTCAACAAATGTATGCTGAATTAAGGCGTGTGAATTTTTTAACAATCTAG